From a single Pseudoliparis swirei isolate HS2019 ecotype Mariana Trench chromosome 12, NWPU_hadal_v1, whole genome shotgun sequence genomic region:
- the LOC130202874 gene encoding transforming growth factor beta-3 proprotein-like, with protein sequence MHLGKALLFVLFLNCATLSSSLSTCATVDIDHVKRKRVEAIRGQILSKLRLTSPPHSLGPSKIPYQIQALYNSTKELLEELRRDREQSCGQDNTETEYYAKEIYKFNMVYGPPESNDLLYCPKGITSKVFRFNVATMERNATNLFRAEFRALRVPNSSSKRNEQRIELYQIVRLNEHIRKQRYLSAKNVLTKGTSEWVSFDVTETVREWLMNRGSNLGLEISVHCPCHTFKSNGDIIDNENEVLEVKFKGLDGDDEHSRLDLDHLKKRKDQYAPHLILMMIPPHRLDTQSTRRRKRELDTNYCFSNTEESCCVRRLHIDFRRDLDWKWIHEPSGYDANYCSGPCPYLRSSDTTHSSLLSLYNTLNPEASASPCCVPKDLEPLTILYYSGRTPVVEQLSNMIVKSCKCS encoded by the exons ATGCATTTGGGCAAAGCTTTACTGTTTGTCCTCTTCCTCAACTGCGCGACTTTGAGCTCGTCTCTGTCAACTTGTGCCACCGTGGACATCGACCATGTGAAAAGGAAGAGGGTCGAGGCGATACGAGGTCAGATTTTGAGCAAACTCCGACTGACAAGTCCTCCGCACTCTCTCGGACCGAGTAAAATCCCGTATCAAATCCAAGCGTTGTATAACAGCACCAAGGAGCTACTGGAGGAGCTCAGGAGGGATCGGGAGCAGAGCTGCGGCCAGGACAACACAGAGACCGAGTACTATGCCAAAGAAATATACAAATTCAACATGGTCTACGGACCGCCAGAAAGCA ACGATCTGCTCTACTGCCCAAAAGGCATCACTTCTAAGGTTTTCCGCTTCAACGTCGCCACCATGGAGAGGAACGCAACCAACCTCTTCAGAGCAGAGTTTCGAGCTCTGAGGGTGCCAAACTCGAGCTCCAAGAGGAATGAACAGCGGATTGAGCTCTACCAG ATTGTGAGGCTAAACGAACACATTAGGAAACAACGCTACCTTTCAGCCAAGAACGTGCTGACCAAAGGTACTTCAGAGTGGGTCTCCTTCGATGTGACTGAAACAGTGCGGGAATGGCTGATGAACAGAG GAAGTAATCTGGGTTTGGAAATCAGTGTGCACTGCCCCTGCCACACATTCAAATCAAACGGTGACATCATTGACAATGAGAATGAGGTGCTGGAGGTGAAGTTCAAAG GTTTGGATGGAGATGACGAGCACAGCCGCTTGGATCTGGATCATCTGAAGAAGAGAAAGGACCAGTACGCGCCTCACCTCATCCTCATGATGATCCCGCCCCACCGCCTGGACACTCAGTCCACTCGGCGACGCAAGAGAGAGCTGGACACTAACTACTGTTTCTC AAACAcggaggagagctgctgcgttCGCCGGCTACACATCGATTTCCGCCGTGACTTGGACTGGAAGTGGATCCATGAGCCCAGTGGTTACGATGCCAACTACTGCTCCGGGCCCTGCCCTTACCTGAGGAGCTCGGACACGACACACAGCTCG CTGCTGAGCCTGTACAACACTCTGAATCCGGAGGCATCGGCCTCCCCCTGCTGTGTCCCTAAAGACCTGGAGCCCCTCACGATACTCTACTACTCTGGACGGACCCCTGTCGTGGAGCAGCTCTCCAACATGATCGTCAAGTCTTGCAAGTGCAGCTGA